The following coding sequences are from one Desulfuromonas sp. TF window:
- a CDS encoding glycosyltransferase — MATLPYFVLSPNTVVSLLGLMRGPDRTVPTPAEDWREAVVDVVIPALNEERNIPLCLSSLARQTLKPRNIILVDDGSGDRTCEFARDFAASIGMELTVIQRRSPIGKTPTIKRQAREFDSDVEFILDGDTVLESENYLARVVEELYKGAGIASACGTILPIREVDRKQVMADPAMAGFLETHPPEAFLHQGGRLSLLRKKITNAYRDVLYRFLQRFIYRGQMTFFGTITNPVGCAVAYRRRYIKELFDHYEPILGDDLTNSEDIFIGFALLDQGYRNIQLMDIVARSTEPEVNRLPRQVYLWSSSFLQSCYYFDDLLRSPFKGLRRLRQRWREKGVEDEGRNRRRIQEAYRQPFGIDHSRKYGRPMGWILLTSAAEKIFFPTAVVIMVLLGLWEALVVTLIAETAVAVATLAIISPGRRIRAFFQGLATTPLRYSLLIWDFAVIGRFASDLWISKDRRWRK, encoded by the coding sequence ATGGCGACCCTCCCGTATTTCGTGCTGAGCCCCAATACCGTCGTCAGCCTGCTGGGGCTCATGCGCGGGCCTGATCGGACCGTTCCGACTCCCGCGGAGGACTGGCGCGAGGCGGTGGTGGACGTGGTCATCCCCGCTCTCAACGAAGAGAGGAATATTCCCCTCTGTCTGTCGTCCCTGGCCCGGCAGACCCTGAAGCCGCGGAACATCATCCTGGTGGACGACGGCAGCGGCGACCGTACCTGCGAATTCGCCCGGGACTTCGCCGCCTCCATCGGCATGGAGTTGACGGTCATCCAGCGCCGCTCTCCCATCGGCAAGACCCCCACCATCAAGCGGCAGGCCCGGGAGTTCGATTCGGACGTGGAATTCATCCTCGACGGGGACACCGTGCTGGAATCGGAAAATTACCTGGCGCGGGTCGTGGAGGAGCTGTACAAGGGAGCGGGAATCGCCAGCGCCTGCGGGACCATTCTTCCCATCCGGGAGGTGGACCGGAAGCAGGTCATGGCCGATCCGGCGATGGCCGGTTTCCTTGAAACCCATCCGCCGGAGGCCTTCCTGCACCAGGGGGGCCGGCTCTCGCTGCTCCGGAAAAAAATTACCAATGCCTACAGGGACGTTCTCTACAGGTTCCTGCAGCGCTTCATCTATCGCGGCCAGATGACCTTCTTCGGGACCATCACCAACCCCGTAGGCTGTGCCGTCGCTTATCGCCGCCGGTATATCAAGGAACTCTTCGATCATTATGAGCCGATCCTCGGCGACGACCTCACCAATTCGGAAGATATCTTTATCGGATTTGCCCTTCTCGACCAGGGATACCGTAACATCCAGCTCATGGACATCGTCGCCCGCAGCACAGAGCCGGAGGTGAACCGGCTGCCCCGTCAGGTCTACCTGTGGTCATCGTCCTTTCTGCAGAGCTGTTACTACTTCGACGATCTTCTCCGGAGCCCCTTCAAGGGACTCCGCCGACTGCGTCAGAGATGGCGGGAGAAAGGCGTAGAAGACGAGGGACGGAACCGCCGGCGCATCCAGGAGGCTTACCGGCAGCCCTTCGGAATCGATCACAGCCGCAAATACGGCCGGCCCATGGGGTGGATACTCCTTACCTCCGCGGCGGAGAAGATCTTTTTCCCCACGGCCGTGGTCATCATGGTTCTGCTGGGCCTCTGGGAGGCCCTCGTGGTAACTCTCATCGCCGAAACGGCGGTGGCGGTGGCAACGCTGGCCATCATCTCCCCCGGACGGCGCATCCGCGCCTTCTTTCAGGGGCTGGCGACCACTCCCCTGCGGTATTCCCTGCTGATCTGGGATTTCGCCGTTATCGGCCGCTTCGCGAGCGACCTGTGGATCTCCAAGGACAGGCGGTGGCGCAAATGA
- a CDS encoding tetratricopeptide repeat protein, protein MNRKIWCFLALLLIISLHPAQVRAEVPESGLRAEMAGEWEEALSIYRGILSQDPGRIELRVRSADILSRLGRAQEAAQSLEEVAIITPGDADIHFRLSRAHAAAGNPRKALQSCLRASELAPENPEYVRTCAVQASWAGETDLARTLYERLLSLAPEDADALLGRARTRAWTGEVDLSVRDYRAYLEKKPEDREARIEYARVQGWRGDSAEGLEILEDYRKRFGADPQEEALRVRLLAAGGRPRQALSDLNPLLEADPGNFDLRYTRVLALHRDNSPADALEGMAYLEKVRPDAPEVRDLGLVVRTPLRSRIELTGNYYNDSDDISSYRGTLEGTLFLSPETAVEIGGFREELSADHGSGLERSDGGEDIGHGGYWLGASRRFSPVLALGGRLGRGVVEDGDDYWIYRVRADLRPADYVDLILERERELYALSPRAVSEEVRRTANRARILWRPGLRYTVDLTAGYDTFSDGNRRWEAILAPRRQVLRTGSFNLDLGVATWWFGFDEDLDHGYYDPGTYQRHALTAFGYWKIGDDHGLGLTAGLGVQKDEEMSGYRFGEDVALEGIFGIFSDWMLRTSLSYADRDQESGSFDGFSAQVKLTRRF, encoded by the coding sequence ATGAATCGAAAAATCTGGTGCTTCCTGGCATTGCTGCTGATCATCTCCCTTCATCCGGCACAGGTCCGGGCCGAGGTTCCCGAGTCCGGACTGCGGGCCGAAATGGCCGGCGAATGGGAGGAAGCCCTGTCGATCTACCGTGGGATCCTCTCGCAGGATCCCGGGCGGATAGAGCTCCGGGTGCGCTCCGCTGACATCCTTTCCCGTCTCGGGCGTGCCCAGGAGGCTGCGCAGTCCCTGGAGGAGGTCGCCATCATCACGCCGGGTGATGCGGATATTCACTTCCGTCTCTCCCGTGCCCATGCGGCGGCCGGGAATCCCCGGAAGGCCCTGCAGTCCTGCCTCCGGGCTTCGGAGCTGGCTCCGGAAAACCCGGAATACGTTCGAACCTGTGCCGTTCAGGCCTCCTGGGCAGGCGAGACCGATCTGGCGAGGACGCTCTATGAGCGGCTTCTCTCTCTTGCTCCGGAGGATGCCGATGCCCTCCTGGGACGCGCCCGCACCCGGGCATGGACGGGGGAAGTCGACCTGTCGGTCCGGGATTACCGGGCTTACCTGGAGAAAAAACCCGAAGACCGGGAAGCCCGCATCGAATATGCCCGGGTCCAGGGGTGGCGGGGAGATTCCGCAGAGGGGTTGGAAATCCTGGAGGATTACCGGAAGCGTTTCGGCGCCGATCCCCAAGAGGAGGCTCTGCGCGTCCGACTTCTCGCTGCCGGTGGGCGCCCCCGGCAGGCCCTTTCCGACCTGAATCCCCTTCTGGAGGCGGATCCCGGAAACTTCGATCTCCGGTACACCCGGGTTCTGGCCCTGCACCGGGACAACAGCCCCGCGGATGCCCTGGAAGGCATGGCGTACCTGGAAAAGGTTCGCCCCGATGCACCGGAGGTGCGCGATCTGGGTCTCGTGGTGCGCACCCCTCTTCGCTCCCGGATCGAGCTGACGGGAAATTACTACAACGATTCCGACGATATCTCTAGTTATCGCGGCACCCTGGAGGGAACCTTGTTCCTTTCTCCGGAGACGGCGGTGGAGATCGGGGGCTTTCGCGAAGAGCTGTCCGCCGATCATGGCAGCGGCCTAGAGCGATCGGACGGAGGAGAGGATATCGGCCACGGCGGCTATTGGCTCGGAGCCTCCCGGCGCTTCAGCCCGGTCCTCGCTCTGGGAGGGCGTCTGGGAAGGGGTGTCGTCGAGGATGGCGATGATTACTGGATCTATCGGGTCCGAGCCGACCTGCGGCCGGCCGATTACGTCGATCTGATTCTGGAGCGGGAAAGGGAACTCTATGCCCTCTCGCCCAGGGCCGTTTCCGAAGAAGTCCGCCGCACCGCCAACCGAGCGCGGATTCTCTGGAGACCCGGCCTGCGATACACGGTCGATCTGACCGCCGGCTACGATACCTTCTCCGACGGCAATCGGCGCTGGGAGGCGATCCTGGCGCCTCGCCGGCAGGTGCTTCGCACCGGCTCCTTCAATCTCGACCTGGGAGTCGCCACCTGGTGGTTCGGCTTCGACGAGGACCTCGATCACGGCTATTACGATCCCGGCACCTACCAGCGCCATGCCCTGACCGCCTTCGGATACTGGAAAATCGGCGACGACCACGGCCTGGGACTGACCGCCGGACTGGGGGTGCAGAAGGATGAAGAGATGAGCGGCTACCGCTTCGGCGAGGACGTTGCCCTGGAAGGGATCTTCGGCATTTTCAGCGACTGGATGTTGAGGACGTCCCTGAGCTATGCCGACAGGGACCAGGAGAGCGGCAGTTTCGACGGATTCTCCGCGCAGGTGAAGCTTACCCGGCGCTTCTGA
- a CDS encoding DUF3106 domain-containing protein: MIAIRIACVLLLLLSPVSALAAGTGEATAKPDLTAEIPLDREAQQRWQRLSPAEKEALRERYRQYQQLSPEQQQQMQQNMARFQEMDPQQQAQLQERFRRWQQFSPERRENLRRMFQQYRQLDPERQRRLREEMQKLKGLPPEEQSRRREEMRRDFFGGRGGMDSGGGMGGMGGSRGGRRMSR, encoded by the coding sequence ATGATCGCGATTCGCATTGCATGCGTACTGTTGCTGCTTCTCTCGCCGGTGAGCGCACTCGCTGCCGGTACCGGGGAAGCGACGGCCAAGCCGGACCTGACGGCGGAAATCCCCCTCGACCGGGAAGCCCAGCAGCGTTGGCAGCGGCTGTCTCCCGCGGAGAAGGAGGCTCTTCGTGAGCGCTACCGGCAGTATCAGCAGCTCTCTCCGGAGCAGCAGCAACAAATGCAGCAGAACATGGCGCGTTTCCAGGAGATGGATCCGCAGCAGCAGGCGCAACTGCAGGAGCGATTCCGCCGTTGGCAACAGTTTTCCCCCGAACGCCGCGAGAACCTTCGCCGGATGTTCCAGCAATACCGGCAGCTCGACCCCGAACGGCAACGCCGCCTGCGAGAGGAAATGCAGAAACTTAAGGGACTCCCTCCGGAGGAACAGAGTCGGCGTCGGGAGGAAATGCGCCGCGACTTCTTCGGTGGCCGCGGCGGCATGGATTCGGGCGGGGGGATGGGAGGCATGGGCGGCAGCCGGGGCGGCCGTAGAATGTCTCGCTGA
- a CDS encoding zf-HC2 domain-containing protein: protein MNNPHEDSPCLRENMTLFHYGELERADRLGMEKHLQGCSACRRELALLRSTLKILPKREPEFSPGEIRAFNERVVRRIRPRLRQSFRPAFGWSLAATAAVLLMVTLHSPAPAPQQPSQEMALQTDAEIERLPEPELLLNLELLENLDLLQELEETGISG, encoded by the coding sequence ATGAACAATCCACACGAAGACTCACCCTGCCTGCGTGAAAATATGACTCTCTTTCATTACGGTGAACTGGAGAGGGCCGATCGCCTCGGGATGGAAAAACATCTGCAGGGATGTTCCGCCTGCCGCCGCGAACTGGCTCTGCTGCGGTCGACTCTGAAAATCCTGCCGAAAAGGGAGCCGGAATTTTCCCCGGGAGAAATCCGGGCCTTCAACGAGCGGGTGGTCCGACGCATTCGCCCAAGACTGCGGCAATCCTTCAGACCGGCCTTCGGATGGTCCCTCGCCGCCACCGCTGCGGTGCTGCTGATGGTCACCCTGCACTCGCCGGCTCCCGCTCCGCAGCAGCCGTCCCAGGAAATGGCCCTGCAAACCGACGCCGAAATCGAACGCCTGCCGGAGCCCGAACTTTTGCTCAACCTGGAACTGCTGGAGAATCTGGATCTGCTCCAGGAGCTGGAAGAAACGGGGATCAGTGGATGA
- a CDS encoding RNA polymerase sigma factor, whose translation MDTCLEKALLTRIREGDDTGFETLVGAHSPRLLSLAWRLVGVREDAEEIAQEAFLRLHRSIGDFRGDSSVATWLYRTVTRLAIDHLRRRKLRERIFFFRRSNEEADPMDFVPDPAASPGESCFDGEIRQRIDLAMQRLSARQRVVFTLRHHEEMPLREIATVLGLEEGTVKAHLHRAVRVLRRELKDLQEESS comes from the coding sequence ATGGATACCTGTTTGGAGAAAGCGCTTCTGACCCGGATCAGGGAAGGGGATGACACGGGTTTCGAGACCCTTGTCGGCGCCCACTCCCCACGTCTTCTCTCCTTGGCCTGGCGGCTTGTGGGAGTCCGGGAAGATGCCGAGGAGATAGCCCAGGAAGCTTTTTTGCGGCTGCATCGCAGTATCGGCGATTTTCGCGGCGACAGTTCGGTTGCGACCTGGCTGTACCGAACGGTAACCCGCTTGGCCATCGACCATCTGCGGCGGCGGAAACTGCGGGAGCGGATCTTCTTCTTCCGCCGCAGCAACGAAGAAGCCGATCCCATGGATTTCGTGCCGGATCCCGCCGCCTCTCCGGGGGAGAGCTGCTTCGACGGCGAGATCCGGCAGCGCATCGATCTGGCCATGCAGCGGCTCTCAGCCCGGCAGCGGGTGGTGTTTACCTTGCGGCATCACGAGGAGATGCCCCTGCGAGAGATTGCCACGGTACTGGGATTGGAGGAGGGAACCGTCAAGGCCCACCTGCACCGGGCCGTTCGAGTGCTGCGCCGGGAACTTAAAGACCTGCAAGAGGAATCGTCATGA
- a CDS encoding transporter — protein sequence MARGRLRKTIVGVIVLAVAALFVAAPSFAAETKKFSVGLGMNFATGDYGTDSTTDSLRVPFTIDYFPTERLDFELVIPYLYQDNSNTILSGGTRFPFERHGGMRQTSFDTSDSQSGLGDISLTTGYLLLTRSKTLPSVRALLYLKFPTADEDEGLGTGEFDIGAGIGAAKWFGLWYTFAEGRYIFQGSNSDLGLKDYGTLEGELGYRMTERFLPTVSLWWSTPPADDASDLVEARINGTYWITDDVFLEGYLGKGLSDETADYGAGLTVFYRF from the coding sequence ATGGCAAGAGGTCGTTTGAGGAAAACAATCGTCGGGGTGATAGTCTTGGCTGTAGCGGCCCTTTTTGTCGCTGCTCCCTCCTTCGCCGCAGAGACCAAAAAGTTCAGCGTCGGACTGGGAATGAACTTCGCCACAGGCGATTACGGCACCGACAGCACCACCGATTCACTCCGTGTGCCGTTTACCATAGATTATTTTCCGACCGAGCGTCTCGATTTCGAACTGGTCATCCCCTATCTTTACCAGGACAACAGCAATACAATCCTTTCTGGAGGGACGCGTTTTCCCTTCGAACGCCACGGGGGCATGCGACAAACCTCCTTCGATACCAGCGATTCGCAAAGCGGCCTCGGCGACATTTCCCTTACTACCGGTTATCTCCTGCTGACCAGGAGCAAAACCCTCCCCAGCGTGCGAGCCCTGCTTTATCTGAAATTCCCGACGGCTGACGAGGACGAAGGCCTGGGTACCGGCGAATTCGACATCGGAGCGGGTATCGGAGCGGCCAAATGGTTCGGCCTCTGGTATACCTTTGCGGAAGGCCGCTATATATTCCAGGGTTCCAACTCGGATCTTGGGCTGAAGGACTACGGTACACTGGAAGGGGAACTCGGATACCGGATGACGGAGAGATTTCTTCCCACTGTCTCGCTGTGGTGGTCCACCCCACCAGCGGATGATGCCTCCGACCTGGTGGAGGCAAGGATCAACGGGACCTACTGGATCACGGACGACGTTTTCCTGGAGGGTTATCTGGGCAAAGGCCTCTCCGACGAAACTGCCGATTATGGCGCCGGTCTGACCGTCTTCTACCGCTTCTAG
- a CDS encoding AI-2E family transporter: MRQDSFPPWVRQFLLPVTILLLLLGVPYLLRPVARVLLAVFAGVLLAVFLDGCAALLRRAVPIPRGFALATVILLIFLGFAGLIWAGGAQVADQATSLVERLPEAVEKVRSYLKESEWLRRLFSWISQGGGGTGGILGNLTTFFSSTLEAFAHTFIIIFTGVYVAVNPGVYSNALLKLMPRKRRLRGREILGELGQVMRYWLLGRLASMTVVGFLTATGLLLIGAPLALILGVIAGLLSFIPFLGPLLSAVPAILVGLTESPKVALEVVLVFVVVQFIESNLLTPLIERRAVTMPPAFVVAGQFMMAVLLGFYGVLLATPLIVLFTVLVQMLYIQDTLGEPVRILGDHRNDDNEE; this comes from the coding sequence GTGCGTCAGGATTCTTTTCCTCCCTGGGTCCGGCAGTTTCTTTTGCCGGTCACGATTCTTCTCCTTCTTCTCGGGGTTCCCTACCTTCTGCGTCCCGTCGCCCGAGTCCTGCTGGCGGTCTTTGCCGGCGTTCTCCTGGCTGTCTTTCTGGACGGCTGTGCCGCCCTGTTGCGCCGGGCTGTTCCCATCCCGCGCGGCTTCGCCCTGGCAACGGTTATTCTCCTGATCTTTTTAGGCTTTGCCGGACTGATCTGGGCCGGAGGGGCGCAGGTTGCCGATCAGGCCACAAGCCTGGTGGAGCGCCTGCCGGAGGCGGTGGAAAAAGTTCGCTCCTATCTCAAAGAAAGCGAATGGCTCCGCCGCCTATTTTCCTGGATCTCGCAAGGGGGCGGAGGGACGGGGGGGATTCTCGGCAATCTCACCACGTTCTTTTCCTCTACCCTAGAGGCTTTCGCCCATACGTTCATCATCATCTTCACCGGGGTTTACGTGGCTGTCAATCCGGGGGTCTACAGCAATGCCCTTCTGAAACTGATGCCGCGGAAAAGGCGGCTCCGGGGTCGGGAGATTCTGGGGGAACTGGGCCAGGTGATGCGTTACTGGCTGCTGGGCCGTCTGGCGTCGATGACGGTCGTCGGTTTCCTGACGGCGACAGGTCTGCTGCTGATCGGCGCGCCTTTGGCCCTCATCCTCGGGGTCATTGCCGGACTCCTCTCCTTCATCCCTTTCCTCGGGCCTTTACTCTCGGCGGTCCCGGCCATTCTGGTCGGCCTGACCGAAAGTCCGAAAGTGGCGCTGGAGGTTGTTCTTGTTTTTGTCGTCGTCCAATTCATCGAAAGCAATCTGCTCACTCCCCTGATCGAACGCCGAGCGGTGACGATGCCCCCCGCCTTCGTCGTCGCCGGCCAGTTTATGATGGCGGTTCTTCTCGGATTCTACGGCGTCCTTTTGGCCACGCCCCTGATCGTCCTCTTTACGGTCCTCGTGCAGATGCTCTATATCCAGGATACCCTGGGTGAACCGGTAAGAATCCTGGGAGATCATAGGAACGATGACAATGAGGAATAA
- a CDS encoding nucleotidyltransferase family protein — MSDAKKVNTVVLAGGINRITLFDGAAPSYKALLPFAGRPCIQYVLDALKTVPETARVCLVGPVEELRRAVEEPDRYEYVPDGRTFGGSVFRGLEHFRDSAEILFVTADLPLLTSSPIAGFLDLCHRKKKNGRQLFFSVVDRLHFTGPYREAPKRCSRFRDMTVCHGNLALLHPGIFEGKGPISRDRLDSIYRNRKKTLQTCWAFGWPFALGYLLGGSMLRLFTLDQVLRTASNRFKVELVPVFLYDPEIAVDVDEPADYEFARHLLESRAEAKMNGKPRDSQ, encoded by the coding sequence ATGTCCGACGCGAAGAAGGTGAATACCGTCGTTCTGGCCGGGGGGATCAACCGCATCACCCTTTTTGACGGTGCTGCACCCTCCTATAAGGCCTTGCTCCCCTTTGCGGGAAGGCCGTGCATCCAGTATGTTCTCGATGCCCTGAAGACGGTCCCTGAAACGGCCAGGGTATGTCTTGTAGGTCCGGTGGAGGAACTGCGCCGGGCCGTCGAGGAACCCGACCGCTACGAGTATGTGCCCGACGGGCGGACCTTTGGCGGAAGCGTCTTCAGGGGACTGGAGCATTTCCGGGATTCGGCGGAAATTCTTTTCGTTACCGCCGACCTTCCGCTGCTCACCTCCTCTCCGATAGCCGGTTTTCTCGATCTCTGCCATAGAAAGAAGAAAAACGGGCGGCAGCTCTTTTTCAGTGTGGTCGATCGGCTTCATTTTACCGGCCCTTACCGGGAAGCGCCCAAACGCTGCTCGCGCTTCCGTGACATGACCGTCTGCCACGGCAACCTGGCCCTGCTGCACCCGGGGATATTTGAAGGGAAGGGGCCCATTTCCCGTGACAGGCTCGATTCCATTTACCGCAACCGGAAAAAAACACTTCAGACCTGCTGGGCCTTCGGCTGGCCCTTCGCTCTCGGCTATCTTCTCGGAGGCAGCATGCTGCGTCTTTTTACCCTGGATCAGGTTCTCCGCACCGCATCGAATCGATTCAAAGTGGAACTGGTTCCCGTTTTTCTCTATGATCCGGAGATCGCGGTGGACGTGGATGAGCCGGCCGATTACGAATTCGCAAGGCATCTGCTGGAGAGTCGGGCGGAGGCGAAGATGAACGGAAAACCTCGTGACTCACAATGA